A region of Malaciobacter marinus DNA encodes the following proteins:
- a CDS encoding AAA family ATPase, which produces MEEPKSFKLSGVIKKVFYKNDETKFISAVLENNQRICGVYFDTDIEKIVGEEIVLTGNWVTHKKYGVQFIFDTLEIKEAELYFFLTKIVKGIGQKFAKELLEEYTEEELIKVLNEAPEKLLKFKGIKEKKLEKIVSSWQKFQHLRELGSFLSKYGVSSSLITKIYSNFGEIEDLIDKIKENPYILINIKGIGFKKADEIAKSLGIDERSEFRIMACLNYTLKEFCDNNGNSSIDKYHLYKLLDESLGFNNEEMLYENSIVQMLANEELFTTKENRVAISMLYRAEKKILEFFKRRKDERHLKNIVSNIDDYLEKKEKTLGFNLSPEQKKAVKLINEGQNTLFLIGYAGTGKSTSSRAILELLEEIVGYDDIITIALSGIASQRISDTTGYESCTIQSLLVKHKEKDFFPYKVVLLDEASMVNSVTFYQIVSKISDDTIFIIVGDDGQLPAIGAGNILSDAINYNLASICKLTKIYRQNENQAIAVIANDIRQGKVPSYKENYEDFKFIDVSIDNYYATKNSVSSNDFASIRVQNSDMILNNILNISASYIERFYRLIKNKDISKALTLFQVITPMKNGTLGVENLNMQLQKLFNSSREQSVKTRLYEYKLSDKVIHIKNENMKCQTMSMYKSNSQDFLERRVFNGQLGLIIKLDFDEKKCIVLYPNDDMVVFYDMDDLSSLLSLAYCLTIHKTQGMEYDNALIPMSFSHYIMHNTKLLYTAITRAKSMCYIVGEDDAFKGACKRIETTIRESVINDLMQTTI; this is translated from the coding sequence ATGGAAGAGCCAAAAAGTTTTAAATTATCAGGGGTAATAAAAAAAGTATTTTACAAAAATGATGAAACAAAATTTATATCAGCAGTTTTAGAAAACAATCAAAGAATTTGTGGTGTTTATTTTGACACTGATATTGAAAAAATTGTGGGAGAAGAGATAGTTCTTACTGGTAATTGGGTAACTCATAAAAAATATGGTGTTCAATTTATCTTTGATACTTTAGAAATAAAAGAAGCTGAACTTTATTTTTTTTTAACAAAGATTGTAAAAGGAATAGGGCAGAAGTTTGCAAAAGAGTTATTAGAAGAATATACAGAAGAAGAGTTAATAAAAGTTTTAAATGAAGCTCCAGAAAAGCTTTTAAAGTTTAAAGGTATAAAAGAAAAAAAATTAGAAAAGATAGTATCATCTTGGCAAAAATTTCAACACTTAAGAGAGCTTGGAAGCTTTCTTTCTAAGTATGGTGTTAGCTCAAGTTTAATTACTAAAATATACTCAAATTTTGGCGAAATTGAAGACTTGATTGATAAGATTAAAGAAAATCCATATATATTGATAAATATTAAGGGAATAGGTTTTAAAAAAGCTGATGAAATAGCTAAGTCTTTAGGAATTGATGAACGTTCAGAATTTAGAATAATGGCTTGTTTAAATTATACATTAAAAGAGTTTTGTGATAATAATGGAAACTCTTCAATTGATAAATATCATTTATACAAGCTTTTAGATGAATCTTTGGGTTTTAACAATGAAGAAATGCTTTATGAAAATAGTATTGTTCAAATGCTTGCAAATGAAGAGTTATTTACTACAAAAGAGAATAGAGTTGCTATTTCAATGTTGTATAGAGCAGAAAAAAAGATTTTAGAATTTTTTAAAAGACGAAAAGACGAAAGACATTTAAAAAATATAGTATCTAATATAGATGATTATTTAGAAAAAAAAGAAAAAACCTTAGGATTTAATTTAAGTCCTGAACAAAAAAAAGCAGTTAAACTTATAAATGAAGGTCAAAATACACTTTTTTTAATAGGTTATGCAGGAACAGGAAAATCTACTTCAAGTAGAGCTATTTTAGAATTATTAGAAGAGATTGTTGGATATGATGATATTATTACAATTGCACTAAGTGGAATTGCAAGTCAAAGAATTTCTGATACTACAGGATATGAAAGTTGCACAATTCAATCACTTTTAGTAAAACATAAAGAGAAAGATTTTTTTCCATATAAAGTTGTTTTATTAGATGAAGCCTCAATGGTTAATTCTGTAACATTTTATCAAATAGTTTCAAAAATTAGTGATGATACAATCTTTATAATTGTAGGTGATGATGGACAATTGCCTGCTATTGGTGCTGGAAATATCCTTTCAGATGCAATTAATTATAATCTTGCCTCAATTTGTAAACTAACAAAGATTTATAGACAAAATGAAAATCAAGCAATCGCAGTTATTGCAAATGATATAAGACAAGGGAAAGTGCCAAGTTATAAAGAAAATTATGAAGATTTTAAATTTATTGATGTATCTATTGATAATTATTATGCAACTAAGAATTCTGTTTCTTCTAATGATTTTGCTTCAATAAGAGTTCAAAATTCAGATATGATATTAAATAATATTTTGAATATATCTGCAAGTTATATTGAAAGATTTTATAGATTAATTAAAAATAAAGATATTTCAAAAGCATTAACTCTTTTTCAAGTTATTACACCTATGAAAAATGGAACCTTAGGTGTTGAAAATCTAAATATGCAACTTCAAAAATTATTTAATAGTTCAAGAGAACAGTCTGTAAAAACAAGACTTTATGAGTATAAACTAAGTGATAAGGTAATTCATATAAAAAATGAGAATATGAAATGTCAAACCATGAGTATGTATAAATCTAATTCTCAAGACTTTTTAGAAAGAAGAGTTTTTAATGGTCAATTAGGCTTGATTATTAAACTTGATTTTGATGAAAAAAAATGTATTGTTTTATATCCAAATGATGATATGGTAGTTTTTTATGATATGGATGATTTAAGCTCATTGTTGTCTTTAGCATACTGCTTAACTATACATAAAACCCAAGGAATGGAGTATGATAATGCTTTAATTCCTATGAGTTTTTCTCACTACATTATGCATAATACAAAGCTTTTATATACAGCAATTACAAGAGCAAAAAGTATGTGTTATATTGTAGGAGAAGATGATGCCTTTAAAGGGGCTTGTAAAAGAATAGAAACCACAATAAGAGAATCAGTTATAAATGATTTAATGCAAACTACAATTTAA
- the arsC gene encoding arsenate reductase (glutaredoxin) (This arsenate reductase requires both glutathione and glutaredoxin to convert arsenate to arsenite, after which the efflux transporter formed by ArsA and ArsB can extrude the arsenite from the cell, providing resistance.), with protein sequence MQDITIWHNPRCKKSRDALKLLEEKNLDIKIVKYLEQTPNEQEIKDVLLMLGIAAKDLIRTKEAIYKELDLKNVKNEEELIKAMVNNPKLIERPVVIKDGDAVIARPKENIQKLFM encoded by the coding sequence ATGCAAGATATAACTATTTGGCACAATCCAAGATGTAAAAAATCAAGAGATGCATTAAAACTACTTGAAGAGAAAAACTTAGATATTAAAATAGTAAAATATTTAGAACAAACACCAAATGAACAAGAGATAAAAGATGTTCTTTTAATGTTGGGAATTGCTGCAAAAGATCTTATTCGAACAAAAGAGGCTATTTATAAAGAGCTTGATTTGAAAAATGTAAAAAATGAAGAAGAGCTTATTAAAGCAATGGTAAATAATCCAAAACTTATAGAAAGACCTGTTGTTATAAAAGATGGAGATGCTGTAATTGCAAGACCTAAAGAAAATATACAAAAGTTGTTTATGTAA
- the fliW gene encoding flagellar assembly protein FliW, with amino-acid sequence MEYDVVVSIDGFEDEKGFVLEKVDDFFSIIKGVETEATLRLMSFGALKSLNFELPDEFKQKLEITAIEEISIYYIFVLQTQNNDNGLNTFAPIITNDKTKKMGQIHLDLKELGLDGLNDLIPSF; translated from the coding sequence ATGGAATATGATGTAGTAGTAAGTATTGATGGTTTTGAAGATGAAAAAGGATTTGTTCTTGAAAAAGTTGATGATTTTTTTTCAATTATAAAAGGTGTAGAAACTGAAGCTACATTAAGACTTATGAGTTTTGGCGCTTTAAAATCTTTAAATTTTGAATTACCAGATGAGTTTAAACAAAAATTAGAAATAACAGCTATTGAAGAGATATCTATTTATTATATTTTTGTATTACAAACACAAAATAATGATAATGGTTTAAATACTTTTGCTCCAATAATTACAAATGATAAAACGAAAAAAATGGGACAAATTCATCTAGATTTAAAAGAGTTGGGATTAGATGGCTTAAATGACTTGATACCAAGTTTTTAA
- a CDS encoding flagellar hook-length control protein FliK — MLVGNNSLLNILLPNQDNKVLKDVLKEADSKALNSMMKNNSSIQDVLKNLFEDIKSGNKNNETIQNILKNSTLFKDLGNFTNTLKTLLSQVANEPSFSKYKPMLESFLTQIDNLDENNLKELLSKSGIFLESKMLEKANSSSLPPKLLELLNQIKSIIKTLDTPQSKQINEIISKLTTSPNQTASSMQADIKSMINLLQEVSKNLSDKNVQNLNNLTNQLKSINIDAQLIESKLQNSSNTQNIKDLISILKTELSQMKSLESVNVLRNLSSLQNMDFNQQEIKSSLSNILSSLDFQSSSIKNTNLQEISNKLTQALQSSNLNNLNLQSLNEQKQQITSQVKDILFQLKNELLTNKDIEPQKLLRQIDNILTQKDIFLNNNTLEPKALLNQLLTSTEMKNSSILNTNVTNLVNQLKNLSDDIVSIENKIQNNQITTNEKASVLNQIKENLNLLKNELLQNNTIQSKVLVQTIDKLLNMQNLFDNLELPADFKLLQSQNNSLSTFQSNFSSNINSLLLNLKETISNASANPNSSFLQNEILKSVDKIENALKEGILTATSLQNNKNDNSTIQNDMKSILLQIQEELASKSSEAKSLTEASKNIEKLLFQVDYYQLLSLSSNSNYVYLPFLWDMLEDGSISMKKINEKKFYCEINLTLKDFGQVQLLLALYEKNKIDLTIFASRDVFKKLLREHLTKLKQSLNSVGLIPIDIKLIDLEKRKKEQETTQNIYSQKNSDLQMGLNIRA, encoded by the coding sequence ATGTTAGTTGGAAATAATTCACTTTTAAATATTCTTTTACCAAATCAAGATAATAAGGTACTAAAAGATGTGCTAAAAGAAGCTGATTCAAAAGCACTAAATAGTATGATGAAAAATAATTCATCTATTCAAGATGTATTAAAAAATCTATTTGAAGATATAAAAAGTGGAAATAAAAATAATGAAACTATTCAAAATATACTTAAAAACTCTACACTATTTAAAGACCTAGGAAATTTTACAAATACTTTAAAAACACTATTATCACAAGTAGCAAATGAGCCTTCTTTTAGTAAATACAAGCCTATGCTTGAATCATTTTTAACTCAAATAGATAATTTAGATGAGAACAACTTAAAAGAATTACTTTCAAAATCAGGTATTTTTTTAGAATCAAAAATGCTAGAAAAAGCAAACAGTTCAAGTTTACCACCAAAACTATTAGAATTATTAAATCAAATAAAAAGTATTATAAAAACCCTAGATACACCTCAATCAAAACAAATAAATGAAATTATTTCAAAATTAACTACAAGCCCTAATCAAACAGCAAGCTCTATGCAAGCTGATATAAAATCAATGATAAATTTACTACAAGAGGTTTCAAAAAACCTAAGCGATAAAAATGTACAAAATCTAAATAATTTAACAAATCAATTAAAAAGCATAAATATTGATGCTCAACTAATTGAATCAAAACTTCAAAATAGTTCAAATACACAAAATATCAAAGATTTAATATCAATTCTAAAGACTGAACTTTCTCAAATGAAAAGTTTAGAGTCAGTTAATGTATTAAGAAATTTAAGTAGTTTACAAAACATGGACTTTAATCAACAAGAAATAAAAAGTAGTTTATCAAATATACTCTCTTCTTTAGATTTTCAAAGTAGTAGTATTAAAAATACAAATCTTCAAGAAATATCAAACAAATTAACACAGGCTTTACAAAGTTCAAATTTAAATAATTTAAACCTTCAAAGTTTAAATGAACAAAAACAACAAATAACAAGTCAAGTCAAAGATATTTTATTTCAATTAAAAAATGAATTATTAACAAATAAAGATATTGAACCACAAAAACTATTAAGACAAATTGATAATATTTTAACGCAAAAAGATATTTTTTTAAATAATAATACCTTAGAACCTAAAGCACTTCTAAACCAACTTCTAACTAGTACGGAGATGAAAAATAGCTCTATTTTAAATACAAATGTTACAAATTTAGTAAATCAATTAAAAAATTTAAGTGATGATATTGTTTCAATTGAAAATAAAATTCAAAATAATCAAATAACAACAAATGAAAAAGCTAGTGTACTAAACCAAATAAAAGAAAATTTAAATTTATTGAAAAATGAGCTTTTACAAAACAATACTATACAATCAAAGGTTTTAGTTCAAACAATCGATAAACTTTTGAATATGCAAAATCTTTTTGATAATTTAGAGTTACCAGCTGATTTTAAACTACTTCAATCACAAAATAATAGTTTATCAACTTTTCAAAGCAATTTTTCATCAAATATAAATAGTCTTTTGTTAAACTTAAAAGAAACAATCTCAAATGCTTCAGCTAATCCAAACTCTTCATTTTTACAAAATGAAATATTAAAATCTGTTGATAAAATTGAAAATGCATTAAAAGAAGGTATTCTAACAGCAACAAGTTTACAAAATAACAAAAATGACAATAGTACAATTCAAAATGACATGAAAAGTATACTTTTACAAATACAAGAAGAACTTGCTTCAAAGTCTTCAGAAGCAAAATCTCTTACAGAAGCTTCAAAAAATATAGAAAAATTACTTTTTCAAGTTGATTATTATCAACTTTTATCTTTAAGTTCAAATTCAAACTATGTTTATTTGCCTTTTTTATGGGATATGTTAGAAGATGGTTCAATAAGTATGAAAAAGATTAATGAAAAAAAATTTTACTGTGAGATTAATTTAACACTTAAAGATTTTGGGCAAGTACAGCTACTTCTTGCTTTATATGAAAAAAATAAAATTGATTTAACAATCTTTGCATCCAGAGATGTTTTCAAAAAACTTTTAAGAGAACACTTGACAAAATTAAAACAATCACTAAATAGTGTTGGTTTAATTCCAATAGATATAAAACTAATTGATTTAGAAAAAAGAAAAAAAGAGCAAGAAACAACACAAAATATATATTCTCAGAAAAATAGTGATCTCCAAATGGGACTAAATATAAGAGCATAA
- a CDS encoding EscU/YscU/HrcU family type III secretion system export apparatus switch protein, with product MEKQKIQKAAALKYDLEKDSAPKLIAKGQEQVAKNIIKIAKENELPIKKDEDLIELLSKLDIDKEIPASMYKAVAEIFSFIYDLTKKNKDNNEK from the coding sequence ATGGAAAAACAAAAAATTCAAAAAGCAGCAGCACTTAAATATGATTTAGAAAAAGATAGTGCACCAAAACTTATAGCAAAAGGTCAAGAACAAGTTGCAAAAAATATTATAAAAATTGCAAAAGAGAATGAACTCCCAATAAAAAAAGATGAAGATTTAATAGAACTTCTTTCAAAGTTAGACATAGATAAAGAGATTCCAGCTAGTATGTATAAAGCTGTTGCTGAGATATTTAGCTTTATTTATGACTTAACAAAGAAAAATAAAGACAATAATGAAAAATAA
- the mrdA gene encoding penicillin-binding protein 2 translates to MKRLNFILLFIGILMIVLLSRVYFLSIKSNTYYEELSKQNYIKRVYQAPSRGLIEDRNGIPLAINNLGFSITVKPHLKSYKNKQKLHNIVKIIAKHFPEYEEEKLLKRYKKLDSPYKHDYVNLIDYIAYDDFFSKFTLFNSIEDIKVEPSVKRYYPFHNAASHIIGYVGKASRENMNNNELSKYSGIVGKNGLEKYYNEKLQGTLGYKDIKVNALNKELEVLKEKKPNEDNNLKLTIDIKLQKYIQKIFTHKSGAVIVIDVNNGELLAAASFPEFDNNIFVGGISQKDWDKMRNSFDHPFTNKLVNGLYPPGSVHKMGVALALLEHGISPSYSVYCNGELQIGNRKFRCWKQRGHGRTGFRKALRESCDDFFYKASLKVGINKISKTLEKYGFGQETGIDQINEFIGVNPNKNWKREKYNQPWYIGETVITSIGQGYTLVTPMQVARYTAFLATGKLPRPHFYKDNHEEPKKVQTDPEYLKIIRQGMYDVANKRFGTAQRHIRSKVTIAAKTGTAQVISIPQSEKKRMKESELEYYHRSHAWLNTYGPYENPQYAVVALIEHGGHGGSAAGPMVSKIYDKLYDLGYIKK, encoded by the coding sequence ATGAAAAGATTAAATTTTATTTTACTATTTATTGGTATTCTTATGATAGTTTTATTATCAAGGGTTTATTTTTTAAGTATTAAATCAAATACTTATTATGAAGAGTTATCAAAGCAAAACTATATAAAAAGAGTATACCAAGCACCATCAAGAGGATTAATAGAAGATAGAAATGGCATACCATTAGCTATAAATAACTTAGGATTTTCAATCACAGTAAAACCTCACCTTAAGTCATATAAAAACAAACAAAAATTACATAATATTGTAAAAATTATTGCAAAACACTTCCCTGAATATGAAGAAGAGAAATTATTAAAAAGATATAAAAAACTAGATTCTCCATATAAACATGATTATGTAAACTTAATAGATTATATAGCCTATGATGATTTTTTCTCAAAATTTACTCTATTTAACTCAATAGAAGATATAAAAGTTGAACCATCTGTAAAAAGGTACTATCCATTTCATAATGCTGCTTCACACATTATAGGATATGTTGGTAAGGCTTCAAGAGAAAATATGAATAATAATGAACTTTCAAAATATAGTGGTATTGTTGGGAAAAATGGTTTAGAAAAATATTATAATGAAAAACTACAAGGTACATTAGGATATAAAGATATTAAAGTAAATGCCTTAAATAAAGAGCTTGAAGTATTAAAAGAGAAAAAACCAAATGAAGATAATAATTTAAAACTTACAATTGATATAAAACTTCAAAAATATATTCAAAAAATATTTACACATAAAAGTGGTGCAGTAATAGTTATTGATGTAAATAATGGCGAACTTTTAGCTGCTGCATCTTTTCCTGAGTTTGATAATAATATTTTTGTAGGAGGTATTTCTCAAAAAGATTGGGATAAAATGAGAAATAGTTTTGACCACCCTTTTACAAATAAATTAGTAAATGGTTTATATCCTCCAGGTTCCGTTCATAAAATGGGCGTAGCTTTAGCATTACTTGAACATGGTATTTCTCCAAGCTATTCTGTCTATTGTAATGGTGAGTTACAAATAGGAAATAGAAAGTTTAGGTGTTGGAAGCAAAGAGGTCATGGAAGAACTGGATTTAGAAAAGCACTTAGAGAAAGTTGTGATGATTTCTTTTATAAAGCTAGCTTAAAAGTTGGAATAAATAAAATCTCTAAAACTTTAGAAAAATATGGATTTGGTCAAGAAACAGGGATTGATCAAATAAATGAATTTATAGGGGTTAATCCAAACAAAAATTGGAAAAGAGAAAAATATAATCAACCTTGGTATATAGGTGAAACAGTAATTACTTCAATAGGTCAAGGTTATACATTAGTAACTCCAATGCAAGTTGCTAGATATACGGCTTTTTTAGCCACAGGTAAACTACCAAGACCACATTTTTATAAAGACAATCATGAAGAACCAAAAAAAGTTCAAACAGATCCTGAATATCTTAAAATTATTCGACAAGGTATGTATGATGTAGCAAATAAAAGATTTGGTACAGCACAAAGACATATAAGATCAAAAGTAACAATTGCTGCTAAAACAGGAACAGCACAAGTTATTTCTATTCCACAATCAGAAAAGAAAAGAATGAAAGAGAGTGAATTAGAGTATTATCATCGTTCACATGCATGGCTTAATACTTATGGACCATATGAAAATCCTCAATATGCAGTAGTCGCACTTATTGAACATGGAGGGCATGGTGGTTCAGCTGCTGGGCCAATGGTTAGTAAAATATATGATAAATTATATGATTTGGGATATATTAAAAAATAG
- the fliP gene encoding flagellar type III secretion system pore protein FliP (The bacterial flagellar biogenesis protein FliP forms a type III secretion system (T3SS)-type pore required for flagellar assembly.), with protein sequence MKILVSLLLFTSLIFAADSPPIVNLSVAALEEPAQFVKTINIAIILALLVLAPSLLLMVTSFTRFLIVFSLLKQALGLQQTPPSQVIVSMALILTFFIMEPYAKKSWEDAIVPYMDEQIGYEVAFEKGVKPFKEFMIKNTRETDLALFYRIKKEENPKNIDEVPLTLLMPAFIVSELRTAFEIGFLIFLPFLVIDIIVSSILMSLGMMMLPPVMISLPIKLIFFIVIDGWFLIIGNLAQSFK encoded by the coding sequence TTGAAAATACTAGTTAGTTTATTGCTTTTTACATCACTTATTTTTGCAGCAGATTCACCACCAATTGTAAATTTATCTGTTGCAGCACTTGAAGAACCAGCACAATTTGTAAAAACAATCAATATAGCAATCATACTAGCATTATTAGTACTTGCACCAAGTTTACTATTAATGGTAACAAGTTTTACGAGATTTTTAATAGTATTTTCACTTCTAAAACAAGCTTTAGGATTACAGCAAACTCCTCCATCTCAAGTTATTGTATCAATGGCTTTAATATTGACTTTTTTTATTATGGAACCTTATGCAAAAAAATCTTGGGAAGATGCAATTGTGCCTTATATGGATGAACAAATAGGATATGAGGTAGCTTTTGAAAAAGGTGTTAAACCCTTTAAAGAGTTTATGATTAAAAATACAAGAGAAACTGACCTTGCTTTATTTTATAGAATAAAAAAAGAAGAAAATCCTAAAAATATAGATGAAGTACCTTTAACTTTGCTAATGCCTGCATTTATTGTAAGTGAACTAAGAACTGCTTTTGAAATAGGATTTCTAATATTTTTACCCTTTTTAGTTATTGATATTATTGTATCTTCTATTTTAATGAGTCTTGGTATGATGATGCTTCCACCTGTTATGATATCCTTGCCTATTAAACTTATTTTCTTTATTGTAATTGATGGATGGTTTTTAATTATAGGAAATCTTGCACAATCCTTTAAATAA
- a CDS encoding TolC family protein, which translates to MYKLSLYFFLVSFSFAQTVNFNELLSYTLKNNKDLKTSKLNIDLSELNVKKLEALSFGKLSIINETNRTNHSGYVFNSKLSSREATFKDFGFAQMNEPINTQPKDLNYPSSRTNINTKLTYDIPLFTGYKIKTQKDILKLEKKINKLKYNMNKTELSLEVFKAYNSTVVAKEYIKALKESKYTITQVFKRAQAFHKEGLITSIDVKQAKAYIYEINAKLSEAKKSLNFNLAYLRFLSSNDKISDVKSFKSFNLDFLNKNALLTKALNQKDELKAMKLYKQISKKNIDIAKSSYYPQIYSHLEYGYNDNRVNFSDEKDYYNAVIAVKYTLFDNTRDANYQKNRILHHKASINYEKQKDYIKLELSNALENLKSKKVIQKEKKQFLNLTNLIFKQSEKMYKNHLISMTNLLEQKAKYEQAKAQLIQAKFAKALAIAKIAKIININFEGLK; encoded by the coding sequence ATGTATAAACTAAGCTTATATTTTTTTCTTGTTTCTTTTTCTTTTGCACAAACTGTAAATTTCAATGAGTTATTGTCTTATACTCTAAAAAATAATAAAGATTTAAAAACTTCTAAATTAAATATTGATCTTAGTGAATTAAATGTTAAAAAGCTTGAAGCACTAAGTTTTGGAAAACTATCAATCATAAATGAAACAAATAGAACTAATCATTCAGGTTATGTATTTAATTCAAAATTATCTTCAAGAGAAGCAACTTTTAAAGATTTTGGATTTGCTCAAATGAATGAACCTATAAATACTCAACCAAAAGACTTGAATTATCCCTCAAGCAGAACAAACATAAATACAAAACTTACATATGATATTCCTTTATTTACAGGTTACAAGATAAAAACACAAAAAGATATATTAAAACTTGAAAAAAAAATTAATAAATTAAAATATAATATGAATAAAACTGAATTATCACTTGAAGTCTTTAAAGCTTACAATAGTACAGTAGTTGCAAAAGAGTATATTAAAGCATTAAAAGAATCAAAATATACAATTACTCAAGTATTTAAAAGAGCTCAAGCTTTTCATAAAGAAGGTTTAATAACATCAATTGATGTTAAACAAGCAAAAGCTTATATATATGAAATAAATGCAAAATTATCAGAAGCAAAAAAGAGTTTAAATTTTAACTTAGCATACCTTAGATTTTTAAGTTCAAATGATAAAATAAGTGATGTAAAATCATTTAAAAGTTTTAATTTAGATTTTTTAAATAAAAATGCACTTTTAACAAAAGCTTTAAATCAAAAAGATGAACTAAAAGCAATGAAGTTATATAAACAAATTAGTAAAAAAAATATAGATATTGCAAAAAGTTCATATTATCCACAAATTTATTCTCACTTAGAATATGGATATAATGATAATAGAGTGAATTTTTCAGATGAAAAAGATTACTATAATGCTGTAATTGCTGTAAAATATACACTTTTTGATAATACAAGAGATGCAAATTATCAAAAGAATAGAATACTACATCATAAAGCTTCAATAAACTATGAAAAACAAAAGGATTATATAAAATTAGAGTTATCAAATGCTCTTGAAAATCTAAAATCTAAAAAAGTAATTCAAAAAGAAAAAAAACAATTTTTAAATCTTACTAATTTAATTTTTAAACAATCAGAAAAAATGTATAAAAACCACCTAATATCAATGACAAATTTACTTGAACAAAAAGCTAAATACGAACAAGCAAAAGCACAATTAATACAAGCAAAATTTGCCAAAGCTTTAGCTATTGCAAAAATTGCAAAAATCATTAATATAAATTTTGAAGGATTAAAATGA
- a CDS encoding efflux RND transporter periplasmic adaptor subunit: protein MIKVLLIILLFISSYAKDIETSGTVISNNEKIVTSRHFGYIKKVFIQEGSFVKKNQILYKIDSSKLDSLKNEAKSNLAILENKLANIKLNYKRYKRLYKDDLIAKYDLEQLELNLLNLKNLVSIAKAKLTQINNEYNYLNVKASNDSMVIKKSIKEGEMAMPGAIALVLTDLENLKIKTSINESDLINIKKSQKVEIIFPSINFETTGIIDAIIPSVDNTSHSFIIKISFDKKEQVIYPGMYAKLVIKTNRIKNEK from the coding sequence ATGATAAAAGTTTTATTGATTATCTTATTATTTATCTCATCTTATGCAAAAGATATAGAAACATCAGGTACAGTAATATCAAATAATGAAAAAATCGTTACAAGTAGGCACTTTGGCTATATAAAAAAAGTATTTATACAAGAGGGTTCATTTGTTAAAAAAAATCAAATTTTATATAAAATTGATTCTTCAAAATTAGACTCTTTAAAAAATGAAGCAAAATCTAATCTTGCTATTTTAGAAAATAAACTTGCTAATATAAAATTAAATTATAAAAGATATAAAAGATTGTATAAAGATGATTTAATTGCAAAATATGATTTGGAACAACTGGAATTGAATCTTTTAAATTTAAAAAATCTTGTATCAATAGCAAAAGCAAAACTTACTCAAATAAACAATGAATACAACTATTTAAATGTAAAAGCATCAAATGATTCAATGGTTATAAAAAAAAGCATCAAAGAGGGTGAAATGGCTATGCCAGGTGCTATAGCACTAGTACTTACAGATTTAGAAAATCTGAAAATAAAAACTTCAATAAATGAAAGTGATTTAATAAATATAAAAAAATCTCAAAAAGTAGAAATTATTTTCCCTTCAATTAACTTTGAAACAACTGGAATAATTGATGCAATTATTCCTAGTGTTGATAATACATCACACTCATTTATAATAAAAATCTCTTTTGACAAAAAAGAACAAGTAATATATCCAGGTATGTATGCAAAACTAGTAATTAAAACAAACAGGATTAAAAATGAAAAATAA